The DNA segment GTATTATTCTGTTTCCTGATATTGCCAATAACGTTGAAGAGTTGATGGAAGGCGCGAGTAAGGCGCGTCGGCAAGCGTGTCGTTATCAGGGGAATTATTGGCAACAATTAACCAATGAGATGGTCTTATTGATCCGCGAGGACAAATGGCTGGAATCAGAGCTGCGACAGGCTATCGTCAACCAGCAATGTTTTGTCGTGTATCAACCGCAATATGATTTACAAACCGGGCATATTGTTAGTGCAGAAGTGTTGATCCGTTGGCGGCATCCCTCTTACGGCATGGTTCCTCCCGATCGATTTATTCCCATTGCGGAACGCTCCGGACAAATTCTGGATATCGACCTGTGGGTGTTGGAGCAGGCCTGTATTTGTCTTGGCAAACTGATGGCAAAAGGTATTCCTGATTTTCGTTTGGCGGTCAATGCTTCTGGTACCGAGTTATCCAATCCGTTATATCCGGAACAGGTGGGGAGCATGTTACGACGTTACGATATTCCACCACAGCGATTTGGCATTGAGATCACCGAAACGGCGGTGGTCGAGCTGGATGACGTGGCTAAAATGATGGTGAAAACACTTAAAGAGATTGGTGTTGAAATTGAGCTGGATGATTTTGGTACGGGTTATACCTCACTCAGTCATCTGAGTAATTTGCCATTAGATGCTTTAAAGATTGATCGTTCTTACATTATGCAATTAGAAAGTAACCCGAAATTGGTCGATTCTATCCTGCAATTAGCCGATGCATTTTCACTACGCGTAATTGCAGAAGGGGTCGAAACGATAGAACAACTTAAATTGTTACAGCAAAAACAGTGTCATTTAGCGCAAGGGTATTTGTTATCAAAGCCAATCAGTGAAGAGGCGATGATTGAGTTATTGCTGGAAGATATTCTGACCCAGCAAAACGAATGATGTTGATAGCCGCTTATGCTGGCGATAACTCTTTCGATATCGTTACCCGATTACGCCCTGAATGTTTTGAGTGATACAGTGCGGCATCTGCTTTTTGTAACCAGTGCAAAGCGGATGGTTGTTCATTTGTGACTTCCGCTAAACCAATACTGATAGTGAAGCGGATCTGTTGCCCATCAAAAGTAACAATCTCTTTTTCCATACTGCGGCGTAACCGTTCAGCCACATGCAATGCGATAGATTCATTGATATCGGTGAGCAATACCCCAAACTCTTCTCCGCCATACCGTCCTGGTATATCAGAGCAACGCACAATTTGGTGTAAGAGTGTTGAGGCTCGGCGTAAGACTTCATCGCCGGCAAGGTGTCCGTAGGTATCGTTCACTTTCTTGAAGAAATCGATATCCAGCATCATCAGGGTACTGACCTTGCCTGTACGATGATAACGATTAAATTCATTGCGCAGAGCTTCTTCCCAATAACCGCGGTTATACAAACCAGTTAAACGATCGGTAATCGAGAGAGTCGTCAGTTGCTGATTGGCCTCTTGTAAGGCTTGTTTGCTGGTCGCAGTATCGGTGACATCGTAAATGATGAGGCAAACGTGGCTGATATCACCATGTCGCGAGACTAACGGCATGATAGTGACATTCTGATACATGACATCACTCATGCCGGTAAAAGGTCGGCTGGCAGGGAAGTTAAACAGATAGGGCCTTAACTCCCAAGAGATAAAACTGGCACAACGTAGCGTGAATACCGCTTCTACTTTCTGACGTAACCATTCTTCGGCTAGTTCAGGAAAATAGTGAAAAACATTATGTTCTGCCAGTTGGCTGAGATTGTAACCGCTGTGGTTTTCCATAAAACCATTCCACAGCGTGACCTGATAGTTGTGGTCTAACACAACTAAACCGACATCTATAGTTTGCAGGATATCCAGTATGCGATGAAACTCATCCAATGGGAGCGAGTTGATCATACCTGTCATGGTTTTCAATCCTGTGGAAAGTGAGCGTTAGTTATAGTTTGTTGATGACCTGTTGCAGTATTGCGATCCCTTGTTTTACTTTTTCTTCCGGTTGCGCGTAATTCAGACGAATACATTCATACTGATGCTGCCATTTTTTATCCGGCAAACCAGGGAAAAAATAATGACCGGGGACGATAATTAAACCGCGTTGTTTTAGTTTTTCATAGAGTTGCTGGCAAGAAATGGGTAGCCCGTCAAACCATAACCATAAAAACAGTGCACCTTCCGGTTTATGGATCCGCAATTTGGGTGCTGGAATGGCTTGTTGTAACCACTCAACCGCTTGTTGTGCTTTGTGCTGGTAATAGGGGGCAATAATATCTGCGCTATAACGCAGAATATCGCCAGACTCTAACCAATGCTGCATCAAGGCTGGGCCAACACCGCTGGGGGCTAAATTGATGATGCCCGAGATGTTACCCATTGCCTGAATGATTTTTGGATCGGCGATCACAATACCGCAGCGCAAACCCGGTAAGCCGAGTTTAGATAAACTCATACACAGGATCGTATTGTCATTCCAGAACGGCGTCACTTCACTGAAGATGATATGCGGAAAGGGGGTGCCATAGGCATTATCGATCAGCAATGGTATGCCTTTCGCGCGAGCGATCTCATCCAGTCGCGCTATTTCATCGTCGGTCAATACATTACCGGTTGGGTTGGTGGGGCGCGACACACAGATCAAACCAATGTCATCGCCGACTTCCAGTGCATCAAAATCGACGCGGTATTTAAACAGGCCGTCATCCAGATAATCAATGTGTGGTTTGCAGGCAACAAACTGATCTTCGCTCAGCCCGCCATCGGCATAACCGATATATTCCGGCGCCAGCG comes from the uncultured Tolumonas sp. genome and includes:
- a CDS encoding diguanylate cyclase, which translates into the protein MTGMINSLPLDEFHRILDILQTIDVGLVVLDHNYQVTLWNGFMENHSGYNLSQLAEHNVFHYFPELAEEWLRQKVEAVFTLRCASFISWELRPYLFNFPASRPFTGMSDVMYQNVTIMPLVSRHGDISHVCLIIYDVTDTATSKQALQEANQQLTTLSITDRLTGLYNRGYWEEALRNEFNRYHRTGKVSTLMMLDIDFFKKVNDTYGHLAGDEVLRRASTLLHQIVRCSDIPGRYGGEEFGVLLTDINESIALHVAERLRRSMEKEIVTFDGQQIRFTISIGLAEVTNEQPSALHWLQKADAALYHSKHSGRNRVTISKELSPA
- a CDS encoding valine--pyruvate transaminase codes for the protein MQFSQFGEKFTRLAGISQLMDDLNQGLKNPEAIMLGGGNPAAIPEMVELFRQATAHQLENGTLLKAMLNYDGPQGHDGFRQALAELFCKEYGWAITPDHIALTNGSQSAFFYLFNLLAGEYATGQQKKVLFPLAPEYIGYADGGLSEDQFVACKPHIDYLDDGLFKYRVDFDALEVGDDIGLICVSRPTNPTGNVLTDDEIARLDEIARAKGIPLLIDNAYGTPFPHIIFSEVTPFWNDNTILCMSLSKLGLPGLRCGIVIADPKIIQAMGNISGIINLAPSGVGPALMQHWLESGDILRYSADIIAPYYQHKAQQAVEWLQQAIPAPKLRIHKPEGALFLWLWFDGLPISCQQLYEKLKQRGLIIVPGHYFFPGLPDKKWQHQYECIRLNYAQPEEKVKQGIAILQQVINKL